A genomic window from Jatrophihabitans sp. includes:
- a CDS encoding phage tail protein, producing the protein MPKPFSVNVSRFDPYKSYRFLVYFDTSTAPVAGVSKVSSIKRSNDVIEYKEGGNAVIRKGVGRQKYEPITLERGVTHDDSFEQWANAAQVLDKGAPSSSLAKLRKEIRIELLNEQGQPVHRYLIHRAWVSEFQALPDLDAGTNAVAIEHIKLENEGWEHDLSLAEPKEF; encoded by the coding sequence ATGCCCAAGCCGTTCAGCGTCAACGTCTCCCGGTTCGACCCTTACAAGAGCTACCGGTTCCTGGTCTACTTCGACACCTCCACCGCCCCGGTCGCCGGCGTCAGCAAGGTCAGCTCGATCAAGCGCTCCAACGACGTGATCGAGTACAAGGAAGGCGGAAACGCCGTCATCCGCAAGGGTGTCGGCCGGCAGAAGTACGAGCCGATCACCCTGGAACGCGGTGTCACCCACGACGACTCCTTCGAGCAGTGGGCCAACGCCGCGCAGGTGCTGGACAAGGGCGCGCCGAGCTCGTCCCTGGCCAAGCTGCGCAAGGAGATCCGCATCGAGCTGCTCAACGAGCAGGGCCAGCCGGTGCACCGCTACCTCATCCACCGCGCGTGGGTCTCGGAGTTCCAAGCCCTTCCCGATCTCGACGCCGGCACCAACGCCGTCGCCATCGAGCACATCAAGCTCGAGAACGAGGGCTGGGAGCACGACCTGTCGCTGGCCGAGCCCAAGGAGTTCTGA